In Larimichthys crocea isolate SSNF chromosome XI, L_crocea_2.0, whole genome shotgun sequence, the sequence ACTCGAGGGGAGCGACGTTCATCCCAGATTCATTTTTCTACCTGATATGTTTTCTAACAAAAACCAGAAAAGGAGCTGACGAGAAGTCTTTATTGTATGTTTGCTCTGCCGTCACACTGTCCTGTTGTCTCattaaattttcattttcaatgtaCAGAAATCAAAACTTGTTTGGGGAAATTAAAATTTGTACAAATCGGTGGCTCTCTGACGAAACGGTTTAATTATGTACAACGTAACCGAGCGGGAAAATGATCGTCAGGATGCAGAGAGCCACGGTCTGCTGTTATTCGATGTCTTCAGGTCTGACGGGATGCGGCAGCGGGATGATCGACTTCTTCTCCGTGTCTCTGGACAGAGCTTTCCTCATGTCTgcaacaagagaagaagaagtcaggtcacagcgccccctgctgctCCGTGTGCAGttacatattcattcattttataatcCAGAGTGAAAACAGGTTTCAGAGACCGTTTCTAATCTTGTATGTTGACGTGTGCACACATGACGTGAACAACCGCCTAAAATGTTACGTTATATAATAACTGGAGGTAAAATTCAAGGTTCTGAACTCTGgatctgttcaggattcaacagtcAGCATTAAATAATCTTCTTGTcaggaataaataaaactgtgtgtaGCTGAACAGAGTCGgtctctgctgcttttatagTGACACATGGAGACAATTACAAACAAGCTGACTCATAGCACTAATCTGTGGATCGTTCATCCTTGATTTttgaaaatatcaatattaaagaacacacagaccaaaaaaaatgtcatgctgAGGTCTCGGTTGAATCTCAGACTCAGAAAACTGAACCTGGTCCCTGAATCCTTTAAAGATGAAGCAGGCTGATCGCCATCGTGTTCTGAAGTTTTGATAACTCACCGTAAGCGTCTTCGTCCGGTTCTCCGTTGCTGGCTGAGTAATACTCGATGACCGTCCTGTACACGCTGTAGCCCAGACGCTTGTACATGTTCACCGCCACCTGGTTCGAGACTCGTACGAAGAGGTCCACGAAGAAACCGCCCTTCCTACGAGACGACAGTGAAAGTCACAGTTACACCAGGCAACAAGCACATCTGCAGCTCActgattttcagaataaaagcatcagaAACAAACACTTGGACATGTGTTCACTCCAGGCTGTGACGATGACACGAACCTCTCTGAGATCTCCTCCAGCATCTCCATGAGTTTGGCTGCCAGGCCGAGTCGCCTGAACTCGGGCGCGACGGACAGGGCGGTCACGTGACCGTGCCACTCCTCCCGAGCCACGGATCCCTCCGCCTTCCCCATGACTGCAACACGAAAAGAACATTTAATATTCATGAGACAGTATTTACTGAAAGGATGCCACCTGACCACGAGAGGGCGCTACAGAAACAGCTGATGAAGCCTGCAGACGCTTGAAGAAGGACTTACTGTAGCCCATCAGTTCACCGCCAGGAGCCTCGGCCACGATGAAGTACTCCGGCCAGTGAGCCAGGTACTGGAGGTAAAACGGGATCCCAtactggaggtcaaaggtcaaagaaaaCTACACACTCGTATATATacactgcttaaaaaaaattaaaacatcagatcccaacaggaaaagaaatcagGCTGGATATCTTCCCTGAGTggactgggtaatgtgttaggaaccaaaggaaatgaaaactatcaacCTACAGAAGCTGAATTCAAAGCTAAACAATGACGCGACAGGCGAGTCCATTttaacaaaatgtctttgtagaAACTCATGATGGTACTCGGTAGTTTGTACGGCCTCCACGTCCTAATGAGACGACGGATGGTGTCCTGGGGGATCTCCTCCCAGATCTGGACTAGGGCATCACTCAgctcctggacagtctgaggtgcaaccAAAACACAATGACGAAGAGGTGTTCTACTGTCAGTGGTATCAGTTCCTTCATCCTCCAGAACCTGCCTGCACACTCCTGCCACATCAGGAGGAACCAGGACCCCGTGCACCATGCTGCCTGTAGTGACACTGACTCcagccaaatgcaaaactgattggtcagaaaagatgtcacagcctccacctgtaaaaaCATTCCTGTtgtacctgttgttaatttcattaacaccagaacagatgaaaatgattaacaacCCCCAAAAGTACTGACCTGACCGGATCGATGTCCCAGAGGTTAAACTGACTTGAAGCTGTACTCTGATTAAAACGTGTGTGTATTATCACATATGACACATGACAGCTCAACAGTTATTTACCTGGTGAAACATTTCTGATGTTTCCATTAAATAATGTGAGGATACAGTTTCTGTCAGAGGGTCCAGGTTTCTGTGGgacaagacacaaacaaaagtcaGCTTCAAACCTCAGTtataatcatatttaatgtttttatttggttttatgaACACTAATGTGACGACAGGCTGATTAAActtgacatttatttaatttaaacgTGCGGTTCAACAGGAAAACGACAGAACTTTGACATGAAGTGACACAAGTCCTTTAGTGGTGTTTCGGTTCAAggagtgaccgtgttaactggtgacccgTGGTTGTCGTAGAAACGAGAAGAGAGCGCGAGGACTGTTACCGAGGATTTAACGgacacacaaaatcaaaaaaaacaaaaaacactcacgAGGACAGCTTCAGGTTGTCGACACGTGCCGTAACCACGACAACCACGTGTTCACCAGTTAGCACGGTCGCTCGTTGAGCCGAAACACCGGCTTAGCTTAGCTACATTGTAATcctggttgtttttttcactaaaCATTAAATTTCTCAGCCGGTTTGACGCGTGACGACACTTCCAGAGCATGATCACGATTCACCGGGAGTCTCAGACAGACTTTAATCAATataattaaagataaaaacaataaaatctgtggttagcatgctaacagcagGATGTAGCGGGGACAAactggcagacagagacacgtGAAGACacatgaggacagacagagacacagagacaggctGCGCACTCACATGTTGttgaatttgaataaatcaTCGCAGGTGAACGGTCttaatgttgtcatgttagctcactgctaacagaGGAACCTCAGCGGCTTCACGTTAGAggcggagaggagagagagcagcgcCCCCTGCAGGAGCGGAGGAGCTACTGCACctcctgtgtttacactgtgtcTGTACAGGTCATATGTGAaacaacactgtaaacacacatgtctcattaatcatgtctctaactaaacttcttccctggagtttctgtctctgtcgtccagcaggttctcgtggatcgtggctgctgctgtggtcctgcatgacgtccactacacatattactactgtcagtattgctgccatatctgctactgtggttattttatcagtcattgtaattcattgtcattttatcagtcattgtaattcattgtcattttatcagtcattgtaattcattgtcattttatcagtcattgtaactcattgtcattttatcagtcattgtaattcattgtcattttatcagtcattgtaattcattgtcattttatcagtcattgtaattcattgtcattttatcagtcattgtaattcattgtcattttatcagtcattgtaattcattgtcattttatcagtcattgtaattcattgtcattttatcagtcattgtaattcattgtcattttatcagtcattgtaattcattgtcattttatcagtcattgtaattcattgtcattttatcagtcattgtaattcattgtcattttatcagtcattgtaattcattgtcattttatcagtcattgtaattc encodes:
- the naa20 gene encoding N-alpha-acetyltransferase 20 codes for the protein MTTLRPFTCDDLFKFNNINLDPLTETYGIPFYLQYLAHWPEYFIVAEAPGGELMGYIMGKAEGSVAREEWHGHVTALSVAPEFRRLGLAAKLMEMLEEISERKGGFFVDLFVRVSNQVAVNMYKRLGYSVYRTVIEYYSASNGEPDEDAYDMRKALSRDTEKKSIIPLPHPVRPEDIE